One Microlunatus soli genomic window carries:
- a CDS encoding (Fe-S)-binding protein, whose product MRILAIVLSLAASVVGFGLFSYGITRIVAVLRTGRSLDGRRRDEPGKRWAHLLTETILHTRMLQWKPIGIAHWFVFVAFAALLFSLATAYGQVFDPAFALPIIGHWVVYEWLSEIIAWLSLLGIIFLIIYRQVNLRRGRSSRFFGSNLGQAYYIEATVLSVVVCVLLLRACEFQLLGEETSVWHFPLTNFLLPAGLSYDGLAMAITIIATIKILISMLMLSIFGLTITMGVGWHRFVAWFNIWFKRESSGKPALGALQPIMINGAPLDFEQLEDIDDDTPLGVGKVEDFTWKGLLDFTTCTECGRCQSQCPAWNTEKPLSPKLLITGLRDHSYAKAPYLQAAEEARGGLATAVQEEAQRPLVGPIQVEEGFAGIVDPDVLWSCTSCGACVQQCPVDIEHVDHIMDMRRYQVMIDSEFPTELNGLFKGLEKKGNPWNMSARKRLEWAKELEFEVPVVGEDVEDLTGTEYLFWVGCAGAYEDRAKKTTQAVAELLHTAGVSFAVLGNGETCTGDPARRAGNEFVFQQLAMENAETLREAKAHKVLVTCAHCLNTLKNEYPQVGVDLEVVHHTQLLNRLVREGKLTPVAPPAGEVAGRTITYHDPCYLGRHNQVYDPPRELLGAIPGTTYAEMPRNRERSFCCGAGGARMWMEEKIGTRINLNRTDEALTALNSQLTIADSGSTAATNGHAPADATPGAAAGGNGAIATGCPFCRVMLSDGLTARQSEGRAAESVEVLDVAQLLLESVHRSKGPEPAEGS is encoded by the coding sequence TCAGCCTGGCCGCAAGCGTTGTCGGCTTCGGGCTCTTCAGCTACGGGATCACCCGGATCGTCGCCGTGCTGCGGACCGGGCGGTCGCTGGACGGTCGGCGTCGTGACGAGCCGGGCAAGCGCTGGGCACACCTGCTGACCGAGACGATCCTGCACACCCGGATGCTGCAGTGGAAGCCGATCGGGATCGCGCACTGGTTCGTCTTCGTTGCGTTCGCTGCGCTGCTGTTCAGCCTCGCCACGGCGTACGGACAGGTCTTCGACCCGGCATTCGCGCTGCCGATCATCGGCCACTGGGTGGTCTATGAGTGGCTCAGCGAGATCATCGCCTGGCTCAGCTTGCTGGGCATCATCTTCTTGATCATCTACCGGCAGGTCAATCTCCGGCGCGGCCGTAGCTCACGGTTCTTCGGCTCCAACCTCGGCCAGGCCTACTACATCGAGGCGACCGTACTGAGCGTGGTGGTCTGCGTCCTGCTGCTGCGGGCGTGCGAGTTCCAACTGCTCGGCGAGGAGACCTCGGTCTGGCACTTCCCGCTGACCAATTTCCTGCTGCCGGCAGGATTGTCGTACGACGGCCTGGCGATGGCGATCACGATCATCGCGACGATCAAGATCCTGATCTCGATGCTGATGCTGTCGATCTTCGGCCTGACCATCACGATGGGGGTCGGCTGGCACCGATTCGTTGCCTGGTTCAACATCTGGTTCAAGCGGGAGTCCAGCGGCAAGCCCGCCCTCGGCGCACTGCAGCCGATCATGATCAACGGCGCACCGCTGGACTTCGAGCAGCTGGAGGACATCGACGACGACACCCCGCTCGGGGTCGGCAAGGTCGAGGACTTCACCTGGAAGGGCCTGCTGGACTTCACCACCTGCACCGAGTGCGGCCGTTGCCAGAGCCAGTGCCCGGCCTGGAACACCGAGAAGCCGCTGTCACCCAAGTTGTTGATCACCGGACTCCGCGACCACAGCTACGCCAAGGCGCCCTACCTGCAGGCCGCCGAGGAGGCCCGCGGCGGGCTGGCCACCGCGGTCCAGGAGGAAGCTCAGCGGCCGCTGGTCGGCCCGATCCAGGTCGAGGAAGGCTTCGCCGGGATCGTCGACCCGGATGTGCTCTGGTCCTGCACGTCCTGCGGCGCCTGCGTGCAGCAGTGCCCGGTGGACATCGAGCACGTCGATCACATCATGGACATGCGCCGCTACCAGGTGATGATCGACTCGGAGTTCCCGACCGAGCTGAACGGGCTCTTCAAGGGCCTGGAGAAGAAGGGCAACCCGTGGAACATGAGTGCCCGCAAGCGGCTGGAGTGGGCCAAGGAGTTGGAGTTCGAGGTCCCGGTGGTCGGCGAGGACGTCGAGGACCTGACCGGGACCGAGTATCTGTTCTGGGTCGGCTGCGCGGGTGCGTACGAGGACCGGGCGAAGAAGACAACCCAGGCGGTCGCGGAGTTGCTGCACACCGCCGGCGTTTCCTTTGCCGTGTTGGGAAACGGCGAGACCTGCACCGGCGACCCAGCCCGGCGCGCCGGCAACGAGTTCGTCTTCCAGCAGCTGGCGATGGAGAACGCCGAGACCCTGCGCGAGGCGAAGGCACACAAGGTGCTGGTCACCTGCGCACACTGCCTGAACACATTGAAGAACGAGTACCCGCAGGTCGGTGTCGATCTTGAAGTGGTGCATCACACCCAGCTGCTGAACCGGCTGGTCCGGGAGGGCAAGCTGACCCCGGTGGCACCGCCGGCCGGCGAGGTCGCCGGCCGGACGATCACCTACCACGACCCCTGCTACCTGGGCCGACACAACCAGGTGTACGACCCACCGCGGGAGCTGCTCGGCGCGATCCCGGGGACCACCTATGCCGAGATGCCCCGCAACCGCGAACGGTCCTTCTGCTGCGGCGCCGGTGGCGCCCGGATGTGGATGGAGGAGAAGATCGGCACCCGGATCAACCTGAACCGGACCGACGAGGCACTTACTGCACTGAACAGTCAACTGACGATCGCCGACTCCGGCAGCACTGCCGCGACCAACGGCCACGCCCCCGCCGACGCGACTCCCGGCGCCGCAGCCGGCGGGAACGGGGCAATCGCCACCGGCTGCCCGTTCTGCCGGGTGATGCTCAGCGACGGACTCACCGCCCGCCAGTCCGAGGGCAGGGCCGCCGAATCGGTCGAGGTCCTCGACGTCGCCCAGCTGCTGCTGGAGTCGGTGCACCGTTCAAAGGGTCCTGAGCCTGCCGAAGGGTCCTGA
- a CDS encoding DUF4097 family beta strand repeat-containing protein produces the protein MSEIQFNYDDVTSVRVAGLGSGDVTVHESADGDRSVSGRISGAPNYLERLQINESQGRLNIDFPHDPFGQNADAAVELLMPAGIDLDVTSGSAEIVATVALGATKISNGSGGVDLTAATEARVTTGSGDIVIGDISGAPEPRWQVSVMNSGSGDISVGSTTMPLQTKTASGNVHVLQMTSALRANTASGDIAVPQASGSLELRSASGDISVGIADELPAWLDLSSVSGEVRIDLDASEQPAEGEPYVAIKASTASGDVAVYRA, from the coding sequence ATGAGCGAGATCCAGTTCAACTACGACGACGTGACGTCGGTGCGGGTGGCCGGCCTCGGCAGCGGCGATGTCACGGTCCACGAGTCGGCCGATGGTGACCGCTCGGTCAGCGGCCGGATCTCCGGTGCCCCCAACTACCTCGAACGCCTCCAGATCAACGAGTCCCAGGGCCGACTGAACATCGACTTCCCGCACGATCCGTTCGGTCAGAACGCCGACGCTGCCGTCGAACTGCTGATGCCGGCCGGCATCGACCTGGACGTCACGAGCGGATCGGCGGAGATCGTCGCTACGGTCGCGCTCGGCGCGACCAAGATCAGCAACGGGTCCGGCGGCGTCGATCTCACCGCGGCCACCGAGGCCCGGGTGACGACCGGTTCCGGGGACATCGTGATCGGCGACATCTCCGGAGCACCCGAGCCGCGCTGGCAGGTCTCGGTGATGAACAGCGGTTCCGGCGACATCTCTGTCGGATCGACCACCATGCCGCTCCAGACGAAGACCGCCTCCGGCAACGTGCACGTCCTGCAGATGACCAGCGCCCTGCGCGCCAACACCGCCTCCGGCGACATCGCCGTACCGCAAGCCTCGGGCTCACTCGAGCTGCGCAGCGCCTCCGGCGACATCAGCGTCGGCATTGCCGACGAACTGCCGGCCTGGCTCGACCTGAGCTCGGTCAGCGGCGAGGTCCGCATCGACCTGGACGCCTCCGAACAGCCCGCCGAAGGGGAGCCGTACGTCGCGATCAAGGCCAGCACGGCCAGCGGCGACGTCGCGGTGTACCGCGCCTGA